Sequence from the Nocardia cyriacigeorgica GUH-2 genome:
GGTCGTATCCCTCGGCGGCGGCGAGCTTTTCGATCGCGGTGACCTTGCCCTCGCCGTAGCAGTAGAACTCGACCTCACCGGTGTACTTGCCGTCCTGCACCACCATCCGGGTGGCGGCGGTGTGATCGGCGCCCAGTGCTTCGGCGATCGGCGCGACGATCTCCTCGCCGGAGGCCGACACGATCACCACATCGTGGCCGCGGATCTTGTGATCGGCGATCAGATCGGCCGCCTCGGCGTACACCAGCGGGTCGACCAGCTCGTGCAAGGTCTCGGCCACAATGGATTTCACCTGTTCCACGTCCCAGCCGGCGCACATGCTGGTCAGATGCGCGCGCATGCGCTCCATCTGATCGTGGTCCGCGCCCGAGAGCAGGAACATGAAATGCGCGTAGCTGCTCTCCAGCACCGCGCGCCGGTTCAGCAGGCCCTGCGCGAAGAACGGTTTGCTGAACACGTAGGTACTCGACTTCGCGATCACGGTCTTGTCGAGATCGAAGAATGCCGCCACCCGTCCGGCCCGCTCAGCGCCGTGGTGCGGGTGTCCGGTCTGCTCGCCGTTCGCCGTCACGGGCTCAAGAATAGGCCGTGCCGCGACCGGTCCGGTGCGGCCGCCGGGGGCCGGAACGTGACGGCGAAACTTCTTCAACATTGGACTTGCGCTTTCGCCGGACCTTGGGTGTAGTATTGCTGGCACCTGGACATGTTCCAGGCGCGTTCAGCCCGACCCCCCGGGGCTGAACCCGACGGCCCCAGCCTCCTCCCCCCCCGGCTGGGGCCGTCCTCTATTTCGGGACCAGTTGGTTGTTGCTCAGCCGGGTCCGTTGCTGACCAGGCGTTTTCCTGAGTTGTCCACAGCAGGCGAGTTATCCACATTCCGGGAATCGGCGCTGTTGCCGGAAGCCGCACTCCGCGACGCTGACCTGCATGGACCTCGAAGCCGCCGACCGGCCACCCGCCGCACCCGCCCTCGCCATCATCGGCACAGCGGGCCTGCGCGAGGAAGTCAAACGCGTCGCCGCCGCGGCCGAACGGCAGATCGACGAACGCACGATGCCCGTCGGCAGGCACGCCTGGGCCGGTGCGCCACTGGTGATCCTCGACACTCCCGCCGCGGTGGCATGCGCGGAAGCCGGGTACCTACGGCGTGGCGGCGTGGTCACCGTCACCGACGGAGAACCGGAACTACTCGACTGGCAGGCCGCCGCCGCGATCGGCGCCGAACGTGTCATCGCGCTACCCGGCGCCGCGGTCGGGCTCATCGAGACCTTCGCCGAACGCGGTGAACACCGGGCGAGCGGCGGCGCGGTGGTCGCCGTCACCGGAGCATGCGGCGGCGCCGGCGCCTCGGTCCTGTCCGCCGCCGTGGCCCTGCGCTCGGCCGGTGCCGGGTTCCGCCGCCACACCTTGCTGGTCGACGGCGCACCACTCGGCGGCGGGCTCGACCTACTGCTCGGCATCGAGAAGACTCCAGGTCTGCGCTGGCCCGATCTCATCGTCGAAGACGGCCGGATATCGGCGGCCGCGCTGCATGGCGCGCTGCCCTCGGCAGCGCCCGGGCTCGCGGTGCTGTCCTGTGGCCGTGGCGCCAGTGCCCGGCCGGGCATCAGCAGCGGCGCCATGCACGCGGTGATCGAAGCCGGCCGCGCCGCAGGCGATCTCGTCGTCTGCGATCTGTCCGCCGATCGCTCGCCGCACGCCGATCAGGTACTAGACGCGGCAGACCTGGTGGTCCTCGTCGTCACCGCGGGCTTACGGGCGGTTGCCGCGGCGGAAGCGGTGTCGGCGCATATCGGACGGCGAAATCCGAACCGCGGGATCATTGTTCGCGGCCCGGCTCCCGGTGGGCTGCGCGGACCGGAGATCGCCGAGGTGCTCGACCTGCCGCTGCTAGCGGCCGTGCGCGCCCAACCTGGTCTGCCGGCGCGCCTGGAACGCCGTGGGCTCTCGGTCGGTCGTGGGCCCTTGCGCGAAGCCGCCGATGCCGTGCTCATGGTGCTCGGCGCTCCTGCGGAGGTCGCGAGATGAGCTGGGGGACAGGCGGTCACGTGAGATCGCACACGGTCTCTTCGCAGCGTGACGAGTACGTAGGCCAGAAGGGGGAACGATGGGTGCGCTGGTGACGGCGGAGCTGCTGGACCGGGTGCGGGAGCGGCTGGCAGGCGCGGCGGGAGATCCCGACCCTGCCGAGGTCGCTGCCGCGATCCGGGCCGAAGCCGGTGGGGTGCTCGGCGACACCGATCTGCTGCGTGCGCTGCGACTGCTACAGACCGAGCTGACCGGCGCGGGCGTGCTGGAACCGCTGCTGCACGACACCAAGGTGGCCGATGTACTGGTCACCGCGCCCGACGAGGTCTGGATCGACCGCGGGCGCGGCCTGGAGAAGACCTCGATCGCCTTCGCCGACGAGGCCTCGGTCCGCCGGCTGGCCCAGCGGCTGGCCTCGGCCGCCGGGCGCCGGCTCGACGATGCCCAGCCCTGGGTGGATGCCACCCTGCCCGGCCGCGACGCGGTGCTGGGCGAATCGTTCGGGGTGCGGCTGCACGCGGTGCTCGCGCCGGTGGCGCACGGCGGGACCTGCCTGTCGCTTCGAGTGCTGCGGCCTGCGACACAAGGACTGGACGCGCTGGTCGCGCTGGGCGCGGTTCCCGGCGTGGCGGAGGTGCTGCTGGAACACATAGTCGCCGCGCGGCTGGCGTTCCTGGTGGTCGGCGGCACTGGCGCGGGCAATACGGCATATGCAAAAAGACACACTTAGCTGCAAGGTAACCGGTGATAGCCAGTCGATAGCTTGACAACCGAATTGCACTGTTGTGCAGGCGTGTTCACGATTGCTAATGTGTGTGCATCGGCTCCAAGATTCCCCGGCCGACACGCAACGCTCCGCGCCGCAGTTCCCCCGGTTCTCCGGGCTCCGGTCCTGCACCCTGGCATCCCGCGCTATCAGCGCGCCGCCGCAACGCAACGCTCCGCAACGCCATTGGGGACCGGTTTCGAACCACGGGAGCGTTCATCTCATGTCCACCCGGACCCTCACCCTGCGCGAAGTCGCGGCCAAGTACGGAGTGCACGTCAACACCGCCCGCCGGTGGGCCGCGTGCGGCGAGCTGCCCGCGCAGCGCATCGGCAAGTGCTACTACGTCAACCCCGACGACCTGGATAACTGGCGCAAGCCCGCGCCGGAGCCCCCGGCCCATGTCTCCGCCCGCACCGATTACGCGGACTACATCGCGCGCGTAGTGGAGGCCGCGCCGCCGCTCAGCCCGGACCAGATCGCGCGGATCACCACGATTCTCAACAGCGGCAAGGCGGTGGCGTAGATGGCGACCACGACCACCGTGCACGGCCGCGAACACCAGCCCGATTACGACGCCGACGACCCGAGGTTCACCGCCGGTAGGGACGCGGCGGAGACGGCCAAGGACGGGGCCGAAGGCTCCCGCGTGAGCGCGGCATCCGACCGGTACGCCATGCTGCGGCACTACAGCGACGAGCCGACGACCGATTTCGACGCCGCCGTTGCCGGTGGCCTCGTCTACGGCGAGCGGCTGTTCTACAGCTGGTCCGCTCGCGGGAACGAGCTGCGCAAGCTCGGGCTCATCGAATGGTCGCGGCACGACACCGGGGCCGTTGTCACGCTCCTCAATTCGGTCACGCGCCGCCCGAACCGTGCGTCGGTTATCACCGCCGCCGGGCGGGCTGTGCTGGCCACGCTGGATTCCGCTGCCGCCTGAGCCATTACAACGCACGTAATCCGTTGCGTTGCAACGCCATTCACTCATTCACAACTGAAATGGCCCGGTGCGCCATCACTCGCACCGGGCCGGGAAAGGAACTCTCCATGAATTCTGGAGACAAGTTTACCGAAGGCGCTGCCGACGAGCGTGCCGATTCCCCTGCCGGGGAGGTATCCGGTGCCAACCTCGCGCGCCTCCTGGGCAAGCCCTGCACCACGCGGCTGGGAGAACTCCTCGGGTTCGAAGAGGCGGAGAGGCAAGTCGAGTGGAACCGGACGCACATCCGGCACGGGCGTCCGTTCCCCGGACCGACCGGCGGGGCGATCACGAACCCGGAGGCGGGAGACGTGCCCGTGATCCTGATGAGCCCGGCCGTGGTCGCGGTACTGGCGGAGCACGGCATCGCGCCGCCCACGCGCCCGGAAGTCGTCGCGCTCTGTGAGGCGGACCGTGAGGAGGGCGGAGACGGACTCGACCCGTTGTCCGAGCGACAGTGGGCAGAGTCCGGGGTGGATCTCGATCTCCCGTTCGCCGAAGACAAGAACGGAAAGCCGGAGGGGTGGATCTGCGGCGTGCCGCAGTCCGTCTACGACTACTTCGGCGCTCCTGGCGGCGATCCCGACAAGGCGCGCCCCCAGGATCAGAAGAGGATCAGCGACGGCAAGGTCATCCCCTCCCCGAACTCCCCGGACTCCGTGGCCCGGTGGCTGACCAGGCATCGGCTCACGAAGCGGCTCCCGTTGCCGGGACAAGGCCGTCGCCGTGCATGGATGCGCATGCTCATCCGGATAGATCAGACGTGGTACCACTACGACCGGCCCGCCGCCGGGGAGCCGCCGCGCTGGATCGCACGCACGGACCCGGAATGGATGCCCGGAATGCTCCGGGAGGCGCTGCGCGGGCATGCGTACGTCCACACGTTCCACTCGAAGAACGGGAACGACTACGAACTCCGGAACTGGAGTCCGAACATCAAGAACCTGGCCGAGGTGGAGGCGGCCCTGTCCGGCCTGCTGCGGGTCGAGGCCGTCGCCGACGAGGCGGGTACCGCCACGCGTGAGATTCCGGACGCATGGGGCACCGTGCACAACGCCTACCGGAGCACGAACGTGCTGTGCCGCAACGGTGTACTCGACCCCGCCACGGGGGCACTGTCCCTGAACACGCCGCTGTGGTTCTCCCTGACGATGATTCCGGTCGATTACCACCACGGCCTCGACCCGTACGCGGGTACCGAGTGGCTGCGGATGCTCCGTACCCAGTGGCCGGACGACCCCGGCGCGGTCATGTGCTTGCAGCAGTGGGCCGGGTACGTCGTGAGCGGCCGGACGGACCTCCAGAAGTGGATGCTCATCATCGGCCCGTCCGGGTCGGGGAAGTCGATCATCGCGGAAGTGCTCGGCGCGCTCACCGGTACCGTCGTCGCTACCCGGCTGGACACGCTCAACTCACAGTTCGGGCTCCAGTCGCTCTACGAGACCGGCGCGCAGCTCGCGCTGATGTCCGACATCCGGTTCGGCTCCCGAGATTCGTCCACGGCGGTCGGCACCCTTCTGGGCGTGACCGGTGAAGACGAGATGGTCGTCGAGCGGAAGCACAAGACGGCCGTTTCCGCGAAGCTCGGAGTCCGGTTCCACGGCTCCGCGAACGAGATGCCGCGCTGGAGTGACAACAGCGCCGCGCTCCAGCGCCGGGCGCTGATCCTGGAGACCACCAGGGGGTTCCGGGGTGCGGAGGACGAGGACCACGGCCTGAAGCAACGCATCCTCGACAACGAACTCGGCTCCGTGCTCCGGTGGGCTGTGGAGGGCCTGGCGCTGCTCAACGCGGCCGGGGGCACGTTCACCGTGTCCGCCCGCGCCGCCGAGCTGGCAGCGGACATGGATTCGCTGTCCTCGCCGCTCCGCACGTTCATCGAGGAGTGCTGCGTCATCGGCACGGCCGACGATTTCGTGGACCTCCGGGAGCTGTTCCGGGTCTGGGGCAGGTGGGCCGAGGTGAACAACACCGGCCGGGGCATGAGCCAGAACAAGTTCCGGGCCGCGCTCCGCTCGCTGTATCTCGAACCGATCCGGCCGGGCCAGAAGAAAGCACCGGACGGCAAGGCCGGTAAATGGCTGGTGGTGTGGGGCATCTCCGAGGCGAAGTTCACCTTTGCCGAACGGGACAGCTTCGGCGATGACCGGGTGCGCACCGTGGGCACCGGCGAACAGCCCGCCCGCGACCCTTACGACCGGTGAGGGGTGGGTTACAAATGGCCCAAAGTGGGTTACTGGGGGTGGGTTACCGGCGGGCGGCTGCGCTGCGCTGCCGCGCCGTGCTCGTCGGCGGCTGCCGGAAGTGGGTTACCGGCTGGGTAACCCGGCAGGTAACGCGGTCGCCGGGGGAACGGTGCGGCGGCGCATTTGTGCAGGCTGTGCAGTGTTTTCGCTCCCTTGGTAACCCAGGTAACCCAGGTAACCCATCAAAACTGTCTATCTCCGAAATCCATGCCACATGCCCTAAGAGCCATAGGGAACAAAGTTCTCGCGGAAATCCGGGTTATCGGGTTACCGGTGCCTCAGCACAGCCCGCGCAACGGCCGCCGTGCGGTCAACCAGGCACCTCAACCCATGTCGCAAACAGACCGTTCAAACCCGACCGATAGGAGAGCTGCGCATGCCCTTCGTCCCCGCCGCACCCGTATCCAGCCCTGAGCCCATAGCCGGGAACCCCTTCGCGCGGGACCCCCGGGTCGCCGTGTTCGTCCGGGATTCCGTGGCTGCGGAGTACGCCGTCCGGACCTCCGCGACGCAATCTCTCGGCCGGACCCTCCGCGAACTCACCGCCGATCCCATGGAGGCGCGGTGGTCGCCCCGCGAAGGGTGCTGGCGGGTCGCCTGCTACCTCTCCGGCCGGTTGGCGGAGCGGCTGCGTACGGACGGCTGGGTCGTCGCCGGTGACCCGACATGGTGAGCCGCCCGTCACCGGGGCCGCGCCGTACCCGGATTCCCGGCAGCACTCCGGAGGAGAGGGCGGAGGCAATCGGGAAAGAGCGGGGCCTCATCGGACCGCTGACGCCGAAACCCGAGCCGGAGGACCCCCGGCCTACCCCCTGAGCCCAGAGCGGCCCCTGGGCGGTCTGCGAACCGTCCAGGGGCCGGGGATCAACACCAGAGAAAGGAACCCCACCATCATGTCAGCCCTCACCTACACCCCACCGTCCCCCACAGAGATCGAGGACGCGCTCGGCGGGTACTTCATGCCCTCCCGCTGCCCCGCGTGTCCAGCGTCCGGCTACGGCCCCTTGTGCGATCACTACGAGGACCCGGCGGAACTGCACTGGCCCGGTGGTTCCGCGTCGGTGCGGTGCCGGTATCTCTGCACCGAGTGCGGCTGCGCATGGACCGACCGCTGGCCGCTGGTCTGGCTGTTCGGCCTCGACGAAATCCCGTGAGCTGCGCAAACAGCCAATTTTGACGATCCGGTCACATTTGGCAACCGGGACATCATTCGCACGGATTCCGTGCCTACACAACAGATTTGAGGAGAGATCACCATGTTCACGAACACCAACGAACTCGGCGTACCGATCACCGACCGCTCCGGACACTTCATCCCGCGCCGGGCGGTGGATATCCGGCCGCACGACCATTCCGCGGATTCCGTGGAGACCCAGCGGGAGCGGCGGCGCACGGGGCTGAGCGTCCACTACGACGAACGGCTCAGCCTGTCCACCGAGCTGGCCGACACGCTCTCCGGTATCCACGCACAGATCAATGCCGACACCATCCCCCGCCGCTGGACCGGTCGCGTCCGTGAAACCTCGGTGGCGATCACGGAGACTCTGGCCGATATCGCAGCGGCGGTGCATCGGCCCGCCCCGGCTGTACCGGAACCGGACCTGGACGCCACGCTGAGCGGCGCATGGGCGGTGGCCCTGGTGAATGCTGCCGGGACCCTGGATGAGGCGCTGAGCGGCGAATTACGGCGTCCGGGCCGGGTGGTAGCCGGTGAACCCATCGGGCTGTGGATTACGGAGCGGCTCCGGGATATCGACCGTGAGGTACGGGCGGTGCGCATTGGCCTCCGGGCTGCGGCTACCACCGACACCCCGGCACCGCGCAGCGCGGAGGGAAACGCATGGGCCGCGCTGAAACGACGCCACGCCGCCGAGGTCCGCGAACTCCGCGACCGCCACCGCGCGGAGACCGCAGCGTTCGGCGCTGCACGGCGCGGCCGGAAGATCGACGGAAAGAAGGAGGTAGCCGGATGAAACTGACCGATGAGCAATACGCACGGGCGGCGAACTGCATTCACGAGGCAGGGCACGCGGTAGCGGCTGTGCTGGCCGGTGCGCAGATCACCGAGTGCTGGGCATCGGCCACCGGTGGCCGCGTCGCGTTCACCGATGCCGCACCGCAGCACCACGCCGGTATCGGGTGGGCCGGGCCGTATGCCGAGCTGCTGTTCGTTCACGGAGGCACCCCTCCGCCAGATGCGCGGCGGGAAGCCTTCGCCAACGCCTCCGATGAGGACAAGGCACTGTTGGACGGCCGGATGGCCCGGCATATCGAGCGGGACGTCGAGTTCGCCATGCCCGCGATCCGGAGGCTGGCCGCGACGCTGTACCGGAAGGGATCGGCCCGGACTCCGGATATCTCCCTGGCTCTCGGGGTCCGGCCCGGCGTCGATCTCGACATGATCCGGCATCTACACCGGCAACGGGTCGCCCCTGGCACGATCCGGCCGGCAGCGGCATGAGCGGGCCGGATATCGCCCAGCCGGACGAGAGGCTGCGCCAGCATGAGGCATTGAAGCTCCGCCTGGCCGGGGTGGCGTATGCGCGCATTGCGGAGCAGCTGGGCTACTCCGATAAGTCCGGCGCGTTCCGAGCGGTGCAAGCCGTGCTCGACCGGCAGGAATCCCATGCGGCAGATGAGCTGCGCAAGCTCGAGGATGCGCGGCTCGATCTGCTGTGGCTGAAGGCGTTCCCCGGCGTCATGGCCGGAGACCTGAAGGCCATCGAGGTAGCCGCGAAGCTCCATGATCGGCGGGTGAAGTTGCACGGCCTCGCCGCGCCGCAACGTGTGGAGGTTCAGAACATCGGCCTGTCGTATGAGGAGTTCGAGACCACCGTGGACGAAGACATCCGCGCGCTGGGTTACCACCCGCGTAACGACGTACCGCTCAGCGACACAGACGACGGCTGGGCGAACACCTGACGGCTTTGTATCTGGGTTTGTACCTTTCTAACCGCCGGTAAGGGTCACTTATCGGCGGTTAGAAATCCGTGCTTTATGCCGTCCGGCGGGCGGCATATCGACCCCGGACACACCACCGCCCCCGACCATGGCAGCCGGGGGCGGTGGTGTGTGAGGTGGGCGTCAGGGCATGGTCAAGTCGATCACGCACCGGTCCGCGAGCTGTACCAGCTCGTCGCCCGGCGAGATGTCCAGTACGTCGGAAGCCTTCGGGAAGATCGAGCCGTGCCGCGCTCCGCCGGTGGAGGCGTACACAAGTCCGTCACGGATGATCCAGACATCCGACCGGTTGTCCATCCGGCCGTCCGGCTTCAGCGTGGTTGCGCCGAAGTAGGTGGTACCCGAGCTGCCGTCGACCACGGTCCCATTGGCCAGGGTGTGTCCGCTCTTGGTGAGCCCGGCCGAGACCAGGGCCACGAGAGTGTCACTCGCCGCCGCGCACCGATGATCGGAGTAGGTCCCGCCCGCAGCCTCCCGAACCGGCGGCGCTACGGGCTCGGTGGTGGGCTCGGGCTCGGTGGCGGGCGGCGCTACGGGCTCGGTGGTGGGCTCGGGCTCGGTGGCGGGCGGCGCTACAGGCTCGGGCTCGGGCGCCGGTTCGGGCGCTACGGGCTCGGTGGTGGGCGGCGCGGCGAACTGAGTGGTCCGCGCGGCGGATTCGTCGGCGGATTCGGTCGGTCCCACCAGAGCGCCGAGTCCGGCGCAGAGCAGGAAGCTTGCGAACAGTACGCCGATCACGATCAAGGTGTTCCGGTTCATACGCTTGCGGCGCGCCATATTCGCTGCCTGGTGCTCGTTCATCGGGTGTGTCTCCTCTGTTTCTGTAGTTACGATCAACGCGCGGAGGACACGGCCGGATAGGTCCCGGCCGTGCCCTTCGCCCTAACTCCCGCGCACGGCTGCGCGATGGGCCAGTCTCCGGCCGTGGTCCGGCGCGGCGCGGCTGCGCTACCGGTTCCGCGATACGGCGTGAGACTCCCCAGCAGGGCCGCCACGGGCAGCGCGACCACGGCCAGCGTGGCAAGCAGACTCAGCACGACCCACCGCCCGCAGCCGCACCGGCAATGGACCACCGGGCGAAGCTCAGGCGCGGATGTACCGTCTCCACGTCGGCAATCTCCATGACCCGGCTCAGCTCCAACGGGGCGATATGGTGCGGCGCGGGCATCAGCACCGTGTCCACGCCGAGGCTGTGGAGCTGCGCACTCACCGGGAGCACAGAAATCTCATCCGGCCAGACCAGCCGGTAGCCGAGACGCTGCGCCAACCGCTCCACCTGCGCCCGGTCCCATTCCGGCGCGGTGCTCGTGTCGTGGTCGATCCAGCCCAGCGCTCTGGGGCGCGTATCCAGCGGATGAACTCCGCCTATGTGTCTATCGGTCATCGGTCTCTCCCGTCTCGGTGACGTATTGGGCACGTATAAGTGTGCCCCTGAGGACACAAATTTGCACGTTTTCCGTTCCAATACAGTTCCCGCATGTATAGGTACGTGGACCTGGGATGACCGGGCAGGGACAGTCGAACGCATCATGTCTGATCCCCTGCGCGTCGTGGTCGGGCGCAATGTGCGCCGTATCCGGGTCGCGCGCGGCTACAGCCAGGAGGGGTTCGCCGACGAGGTTCTGAACGTCAACAGGACATATGCGGGCCGCATGGAGCGGGGGCAGACGAACCTCTCGCTGGACGCCCTCGACCGGCTGGCAAACACGCTGGGCGTCGACCCGCGCGTATTGCTGGACCCGGACATGGAGGTCAGTGTCGAGGTCCGGATTATCGGCCGCGAGTAGCCGCCGAGGTCTACGTCGAAACCCACAACTCCGGTCGTGGGTTTACCGTCCCGGCCAGTCGTACCCATAAGGGCACAACTGTCGGGCGTACGGCCGATCAACCGCACCCATAAGGGCATGGTTGCTACGGCGTAGCGCCGATCTGCACGGCCATGATGGCGCACTCATAGGCCACGGTCACTATGCGCTCGGACAAGCCGTAGACGCTGTTGTTGTGCTCCGGCGTCCCACTGCTCCC
This genomic interval carries:
- a CDS encoding helix-turn-helix domain-containing protein, which codes for MSTRTLTLREVAAKYGVHVNTARRWAACGELPAQRIGKCYYVNPDDLDNWRKPAPEPPAHVSARTDYADYIARVVEAAPPLSPDQIARITTILNSGKAVA
- a CDS encoding HAD-IB family hydrolase, producing MTANGEQTGHPHHGAERAGRVAAFFDLDKTVIAKSSTYVFSKPFFAQGLLNRRAVLESSYAHFMFLLSGADHDQMERMRAHLTSMCAGWDVEQVKSIVAETLHELVDPLVYAEAADLIADHKIRGHDVVIVSASGEEIVAPIAEALGADHTAATRMVVQDGKYTGEVEFYCYGEGKVTAIEKLAAAEGYDLSRCYAYSDSITDLPLLSAVGHPTAVNPDRGLRREAVARSWPILTFSNPVSLWSRFQAPSSTTVAATAAVGVSAVLAGAISYRLLRRRR
- the ssd gene encoding septum site-determining protein Ssd, which translates into the protein MDLEAADRPPAAPALAIIGTAGLREEVKRVAAAAERQIDERTMPVGRHAWAGAPLVILDTPAAVACAEAGYLRRGGVVTVTDGEPELLDWQAAAAIGAERVIALPGAAVGLIETFAERGEHRASGGAVVAVTGACGGAGASVLSAAVALRSAGAGFRRHTLLVDGAPLGGGLDLLLGIEKTPGLRWPDLIVEDGRISAAALHGALPSAAPGLAVLSCGRGASARPGISSGAMHAVIEAGRAAGDLVVCDLSADRSPHADQVLDAADLVVLVVTAGLRAVAAAEAVSAHIGRRNPNRGIIVRGPAPGGLRGPEIAEVLDLPLLAAVRAQPGLPARLERRGLSVGRGPLREAADAVLMVLGAPAEVAR
- a CDS encoding helix-turn-helix domain-containing protein translates to MSDPLRVVVGRNVRRIRVARGYSQEGFADEVLNVNRTYAGRMERGQTNLSLDALDRLANTLGVDPRVLLDPDMEVSVEVRIIGRE
- a CDS encoding DNA primase family protein, translating into MNSGDKFTEGAADERADSPAGEVSGANLARLLGKPCTTRLGELLGFEEAERQVEWNRTHIRHGRPFPGPTGGAITNPEAGDVPVILMSPAVVAVLAEHGIAPPTRPEVVALCEADREEGGDGLDPLSERQWAESGVDLDLPFAEDKNGKPEGWICGVPQSVYDYFGAPGGDPDKARPQDQKRISDGKVIPSPNSPDSVARWLTRHRLTKRLPLPGQGRRRAWMRMLIRIDQTWYHYDRPAAGEPPRWIARTDPEWMPGMLREALRGHAYVHTFHSKNGNDYELRNWSPNIKNLAEVEAALSGLLRVEAVADEAGTATREIPDAWGTVHNAYRSTNVLCRNGVLDPATGALSLNTPLWFSLTMIPVDYHHGLDPYAGTEWLRMLRTQWPDDPGAVMCLQQWAGYVVSGRTDLQKWMLIIGPSGSGKSIIAEVLGALTGTVVATRLDTLNSQFGLQSLYETGAQLALMSDIRFGSRDSSTAVGTLLGVTGEDEMVVERKHKTAVSAKLGVRFHGSANEMPRWSDNSAALQRRALILETTRGFRGAEDEDHGLKQRILDNELGSVLRWAVEGLALLNAAGGTFTVSARAAELAADMDSLSSPLRTFIEECCVIGTADDFVDLRELFRVWGRWAEVNNTGRGMSQNKFRAALRSLYLEPIRPGQKKAPDGKAGKWLVVWGISEAKFTFAERDSFGDDRVRTVGTGEQPARDPYDR